TAAAAAGTAAGTCCATGGGTATGCTGCCATTGATGTCTGTTGGGGCCAGGGTCTCTTTGTATTTAGGACTAAATAATGTAGCAATTTGGATGCAAAATATTTTGTGGCTTAACCGCAACTATTGTTTTTGAGCCTGTTCATTATCAGGAATGCTGTCTCTGCATTTGTAAATACCACAAAATATTTTGGAGCTATGAATATGAGATACTTTCATGAAGTTCTAGGAAATCTTTAATCTGTTTCATGACCTGATAACCTTCAAGAGCAAAGGCTTTCATAGcttgtttaaaaaaggaaaatctgcatACTCTAGCCAAAAGAGAACTATATGCTTTTCATTTAAGAAGCTATTCtgagtgaagattttttttttttcttgtatggAAAACCTCAActtaatgttttttgtttttcccatgAAGCTGGACAAAACTTTATATTTTGAAACTAAATGAAAAATGACTCTTTCCAGACTCTCAAGTCTTCTGCACATATACCTGAACATTGGAAGAAAATGTATTAATAGCATGTGCAAGACAGAGTTGTTATGGCTCAGCTCACAAGAGCATGCGCACTAAATTAGGTGCATGCACTCTGATATATCCAAACCACTAATATGTGCACACCTTGAATTGTGTGCACAAATTGGACATTTGTGTCCAGGCATGCTTTTATCTTGGCACATTCAACCTGGCCATGTGCAAAATTCCCTGCACAACTGAAGATTTGGAtccagaagtctgaaaagagaaCTGACCCTTACATGTTGCGTTCCTTTTCCCAAAGATAGGTTTTCATTTCTTGGGTGACTGGCCCTAGGAGGGGGGAATACTTGGGGCCAGTTAATTTGGTATAAATGTGGAGTAactcatttgacttcagtggagttattctgggaCATTACCCCAATGTATCAAGAAATTCTAGTCCCTGGTGTGGCTTCTAGCAACTTAAACTGTTTAACTTTCTCATAGAAGGCAGTGGTGTCTTGATGACTTCGAAATTGGCCGTCCTCTGGGAAAAGGAAAGTTTGGAAATGTGTATCTGGCTCGTGAAAAGCAAAGTAAATTTATCCTAGCGCTGAAGGTGTTGTTTAAAACACAGCTGGAAAAAGCAGGAGTAGAACATCAGCTGCGGAGAGAAGTAGAAATACAGTCTCATCTTAGGTAAAATTGATCTAAAACTACTTTTTTAGATATGCttccagagaacaggagagacagtTGGACTCCATTGTATCTCTTGACCCTCAATTAAAGGAGGAGGGTAGGAATATCTTGTGAAAGTTTATTCTTTCGGGATGGCCTGGGCAAACCAGTCTCCTGTGTCACTTGTATGATATTAGGGCAGGCTCTCTAGTTTTTGTACGGTGCCAAGCATTTTCTTGATATCTAACTAAGGTTGATTACTTACAGACTATCACATGTACGGAGCTTGCAATATGAATCTACAGGGCAGGTTTTTATGCTTTGCCACAGCAACCTCTCAAAACAGCAAGTCAATTGCATGTCTCTGTATTTTATCCTGACCTTTATGCCACACGGTAGGAAACAATTAAAGGAATTGGCCTTATTAACCCCCCCCCGGTCAAATATTATATAAGGGAATTTCTCCCACTCGTTTTAGATGGCACAAGTGTGTACAATTCCTTTAAATGTTCCTTAAACTTTCTAGTCTTCTATattctggagtggggggaaatatTTAATATCCCTGAGTCTATGGCTACACcacagagcttacagcagcatagctgcaccgATGTAGCTGCGCCAGTGTAGCGGTGCTAGTGCTGACACTTTAAGCTGATGGGCGAGagctcttccattgacttaattattCCAGCTTCCACAagaagcggtagctatgtcagcaggagaagctctcctgtcaacatagcagtatccacactggcacttaagTCGGTATAACTTGTTGCTCagaggggtggcttattcacgCTCCCGAGTGATCTAAGTTCTACCAACATATACTTTGATCTTGGTAGCATGGTTGGGAAGGCTGTCTAGAGAAGTGAGGTGCACAAACAAGGTGTCTCTGAAAAGCTGTATAAagatggggggcggaggggagcttAAACAATCTTTGCTCAAttgaggaaaaaggaaaggaagttAAAAATATGCACTCTAAGCTGTAGCAGCTCCAGAACTTTACTTACTTTACTTACTAGCCTAAAGGCACTAAGACTGACACAtgaaatcgtcctactgtattttccactgtatgcatccagtgaagtgggctgtagcccatgaaagcttatgctcaaataaatttattagtctctaaggtgccacaagtactcctgttctttttgcagatacagactaacacggctgttactctgaaacctaagttaTACAGTAGGCTTGCCAAACAGAAGCACTCTGAGGTGAAATGCTACAGAGCTACACTGAAGAAATTTCTTGAATGCAATGGCTAGCAGACTTAAAAAAAGAAGTGTcttcaaaataaaatcaatcaaAATCACCTTTCCATACTAAAGTTGATATGTGCTTTGTCACTGGTATAAATTTTAGGGAGTGATAACTCCATAAAATGTTAGCTAGCAGTCTAGCTCCTCCAATGCATGAAACTCAAACTAGGTGCTAGTAACTACATAACATCTATATAGGTGACCCCccaaaaaatgaaaatcagtatTTTGTTTGTCTGTGTAGAGATGTTTTCTACCAGAAAACTATTCACATTTTTTTTGCAGACATCCCAATATTCTCAGGCTATATGGCTACTTCCATGATGCCACAAGAGTCTACCTAATTCTAGAATATGCACCTCGTGGAGAAGTCTACAAAGAGTTGCAGAAGCTAACCAAGTTTGATGAGCAGAGAACTGCTACTGTAAGTGTCTCTAGAGTTTTTTTATCATCCACCAACCTTTTGCAAATGCAGTTAATATCTGAAGCATAAAGTTAGACCTTTAGATCAAAATCTGACATTAGGCACATGAGTgcatctccactgaaatcaatgcatttggtaactaagagcagaactgattaaaaaaaatcttttagtttTGAAACTAGATATTTAGGAATAGTCTAGAAAGTTAGTTACTATATGCATCATGACCGTTCGCTGTTGGCTGCCACTTTAAGGTCCTAGATGTCTCAAGTAAGTATagaggaggggaaggtgctgtagagtaggggttctcaacctttttctttctgagccccaacatgctataaaaactctaggacccacctgtgccacaacaactgtttccCTGCATATAAAAGGCAGGGCAAGCAatagggggcagcaagcagggcagttgcttgGGGCCCGTCGCCACgggggccctgtgaagctaagttgctctggcttcagcttcagccctgggtggcagggcttggaaccccaggcttcagccccatgtggtggggcttcggctttttgccctgggccacagcaagtctaatgccagccctgcttggcagatcccctgaaacctgcttgtccCCCTCCAGTGGGCCCtggacccctagttgagaaccactgctgtagagcaCAGCACTAAATAGTCAAAGGGGCTTAAAAGGGTGAAATAACTTATAAAGTGTTAAGATAGACCTTATTGGGCTGAAACTGACAACACTGCCAATTTCACAATGGGTGTCTAGACACCAAGTTCTCTAACAGTTAAGCTAAGGAGGTTACTATGTCTTTAACATATACTGTCTCATTGGATCACTCTTTACAGTATATGACAGAATTGGCAGATGCTCTATCATACTGTCATTCAAAGAGAGTGATTCATAGAGACATCAAGCCAGAAAACTTGCTGCTTGGTTCAAACGGAGAGCTGAAGATTGCTGACTTTGGATGGTCTGTGCATGCTCCGTCATCTAGGTAAGAACTCAGATGCTAGTACCCTATCATCTCTTGATGCAGCACAAAGCTTCATGGCTCTAAATAAAATCTTAGTATGTATTAAAGAACATACACCACTGTCACAGCACTAATTGAGGAAGGCTGATGCACAGAGACTGAATCACACAACTGCAACTTGCCTAGAAATATGCACACTGTGTCATGAGAACCCCAAAACTGGTTGGTTTGCCCAGTTTATTTACAGGTCTGTCCTACCTTCATCCCAATCCCCTTTGATGTGTTGGTGCAGAGTGTAGCAAGAAAGCACTGTTTTAGTGTATTTGGAGCCTTGCATGCCTCTGGGGAGAACTGTAGGGTTTCCGTCGTTAATTCTCaagagcagggattctcaacctttttctttgagtTCCTTCAACATTCTGTACAAAtcccacggcccacctgtgccacaataactggttttctgcatataaaagacaCGGCCGGTGTTAGGGGGTAGTAAATAGCTCAGTtgtctggggccccatgccacagggtccacctgcaaagctacattgctcaggcttcagcttcgggTGGCGAGACTCATGGCCCCTGGCTTCAGTtccatgcggtggggctttggctttctgccctgagctaagttccctctaagctgcgcagctgcctattaagcacTGCACAGAcgctcagggctgtggcggggagagatgcctctccccaagccccagccccgccgcagcacagcaccccagcccagccccagacttGCTGCGGCTGGGGGACcagcaccccagcccagccctaaaCCTGCTGTTGCCTGGGGACAGGCGCCCCAATCCAGCCTGTCCTGGACCTGCCGCGGCTGGGGGACAGGCGCCTatcccttccccagagcccacactcccagccggaATCCTCACCCCAttcgcactccaaccctctgccccagccgtgAGCCCCTCATCCTTGggcgcagccctgagccccctccaacagtCTGAACCCCTTGTCCCCACCCCGActcatgaattttatgtgcaccaatatggaggtgatgtgtctcACATCACCCCCATATTGGTGcatgtaacaaaattcattccgcacatgggtggaaATAAATTAGATGGAACACTAGctctgagccccagcaagtcttaACACGGGCCCTACTTGATGGCCCCCCtgcggccccccagggggctcctggttgagaaccactgttcaaGAGTACAGACCAGCCCCCTCTGTCATTGTCCAATGTGTGACACTTGAAGTGAGCTCTTTGGAATAAAGGGAGCATCAACTACTATGTGTACTTATGCACTTCCTTGTGTAACTGAACACACCAAGTTATCAGTACAGATGTTGCCCTCGAGATGGTGTCTAAAAGTTGATAGTTAAGTACAGAAGTTGAATATTAAGTTCATATGAGAAACTAGAATTTCTGGGTGCAAGCTGGTACTAGCAAAGTAACTGAGTGATTCTTAGAAATGGAGAATACTGCTGCATAAAGCCCAAACTACAGTTTCTGTATGAAACCATTTGTATGTGTTTTAGGAGGACAACTCTTTGTGGTACACTTGACTACTTGCCTCCTGAAATGATTGAAGGGAGAACACATGATGAAAAGGTGGATCTCTGGAGCCTGGGGGTTCTGTGCTATGAATTTCTAGTAGGGAAACCTCCTTTTGAGGCAGAGACATACCAGGAAACTTACAGAAGTATTTCAAAGGCAAGTATTGGGTCATTTTCACTTCTTCCTCCTAAGTCACCTATTCAGTGATATTAAATAGATATGGGGTgataaaactgaaatgttttctcaGCTACTTACAGGAAGGAAAATGGGGCCTCCATTTCCTATGGTTTCCCATGGCTAATCAAAGAGCAGCCTAGCAGCTGTGATCATCAGGAATTACCCTGATTTTATCTAAATCAGCCTTTAGAGAAGGCTGGATTCTTCTCTTAATATGGGCTGTAACCCAGTGTAAATTAACATACAAGCCACAGCAAAACTTTTACTGTCAGTGGGAGGTGTGCATAAAAATCAGTGTAGTAAATAACATTCAGTTATCTGTAACTTTTTGTTAATACACTGTTGCTACATTCATCATCCCTCTGAGGGAAAATAGTTACCTTTAGGACCACTACTTTCTGCCCTTTGATTCTCTTTCTTCTCCCACGCTGGGactctccctctcttttccctATAATAATTCCCATTTTTCTCCTCCAGAGGCTTCTCTTACCCTTTTTCCATTTCAGCTACTAGAAATGATGAGCAATTGAATAGTTGAATTCTGGCATTTAAGGTGCCATTGGTATTTAGTTACCCTAGTTTCTTTGAAGCGTTGTGTCGAATTTGTAACTTGGTCAGTGTTTCAAGCTGTACGAAGGCTTTTACTTGCTTCACATATGAAAGGTTGCTTTAGTAATCATGAGTACAACAAAATTTCTAACTCACGGTCTCACAATGAATTGGTTCACGTACCACCTTCTTAAAAGTCGTTGTGAAGTGAATGGATGGAACATGAAGCTTCATGTACCACATTTTGGGGATTCCTggttttactcctgggggaattctgtgccactgcgcaatacagaattttgcagacattaatgtgtgtgcagaatttcctttcccccacagaaattgGTTGCAGTGCTGCTGGACCTGACAGAGCCCAACTTGtgcatagaagacactgctggggggagggggagggagctagagggttcccttcagctgcagttccccatgtgctctgagggaaggagacagtggTGTGCAAGAAACTCCACACAAGCCTGGGTCCAACCATCAGACTGTTTTTCCTGCTGGATCCctgggcggtgggggtgggggagtttctgggctggggggccacagctgggctctggggtgtaAGAGGATGGGTGTGGGGGCTGGGATTTGGTGAGGAGGAGGtgtgggtatctgggctgggggggtcctgGCAAGGCTAAGACAGGGGGAGGTGGCTGGGTGTCTGgctgtgggatgggggagagaaacaggaactgggttgtcataggggtttctttaactctctactcctggggaaacTGGTGTCtctattgttacagacatacttgctcacaggtattttgaaataaattaccaaaataattgaaactgatgtgatCATGTAGTGTTGTTTTGATTCtcaacatttgcagaattttaatattgtgcacagaatttttaatttttttggtgcagaattctctgAGGAGTAACCTGGTTTGCTTCTGTATAGTTGAAAAGTGACgaggctggggggaaaaaaaatcagtcagatCTCGTGTATGGGCTGACTGATAATGCTCTTCTAAACTTTCCTTTGGCTCCATCTACATCCCAGTATTCTCTGCTTTATTCCCTGTACAACTACAAACAATTCCTAACACCTGAAAATGTTAGTTCTATATTTACCACTAGAATAGTAACTTATTGCTTGTTTTTAGGTGGAATTCAGATTTCCTCCTTTTGTAACAGAGGGAGCTAAGGACTTAATTGTAAAGCTCCTGAAGCATAATCCATACCAGAGGCTGCCACTGAAAGACGTGCTTGCACACCCATGGATTACCACAAACTCTACAAAACAACCAAGCAGCCGGAAGAGTGAGGCTGCTACCAGTAACAGAACGCCATCTTAGCAAGGTGTCTGTTTCATGCTATAAACAATCTCAAATGAACTATAAGCAAAAGGAGAGCCCTGTAACCATGACTACTTTAATGCAGCCGGGAAAGGTTGCTTGCAATGAGACTTTAATAAAAGACCTGCTAATTAAaacagactgggggagggggaatgattCAGTTGTGTGAGCTATTCACCATTTTAAACTCTTATTGTAatagagaaaatgtttttttatatatatgtattgaGAGCAGTTTGACAAGAAGTGTACTTAAAGAAGTTGATAGAATATTAGCCAACGTACTTGAAGCCCAGTT
This portion of the Chelonia mydas isolate rCheMyd1 chromosome 13, rCheMyd1.pri.v2, whole genome shotgun sequence genome encodes:
- the AURKA gene encoding aurora kinase A isoform X1; the protein is MGRGLQGELDLRGNMEKNGKENHNGLPGHSVKTLPTIGDGPKRLPVHQQHPQNRVPGGGVQAQRILCPSNLAQRVPVQSQAQKSVLSNQKQSQNQLMQQPRPTFLVQPISRPQAPSKNNEEPPQASLSAKSLEAEGTSVQKNEETKKRQWCLDDFEIGRPLGKGKFGNVYLAREKQSKFILALKVLFKTQLEKAGVEHQLRREVEIQSHLRHPNILRLYGYFHDATRVYLILEYAPRGEVYKELQKLTKFDEQRTATYMTELADALSYCHSKRVIHRDIKPENLLLGSNGELKIADFGWSVHAPSSRRTTLCGTLDYLPPEMIEGRTHDEKVDLWSLGVLCYEFLVGKPPFEAETYQETYRSISKVEFRFPPFVTEGAKDLIVKLLKHNPYQRLPLKDVLAHPWITTNSTKQPSSRKSEAATSNRTPS
- the AURKA gene encoding aurora kinase A isoform X5, whose translation is MQQPRPTFLVQPISRPQAPSKNNEEPPQASLSAKSLEAEGTSVQKNEETKKRQWCLDDFEIGRPLGKGKFGNVYLAREKQSKFILALKVLFKTQLEKAGVEHQLRREVEIQSHLRHPNILRLYGYFHDATRVYLILEYAPRGEVYKELQKLTKFDEQRTATYMTELADALSYCHSKRVIHRDIKPENLLLGSNGELKIADFGWSVHAPSSRRTTLCGTLDYLPPEMIEGRTHDEKVDLWSLGVLCYEFLVGKPPFEAETYQETYRSISKVEFRFPPFVTEGAKDLIVKLLKHNPYQRLPLKDVLAHPWITTNSTKQPSSRKSEAATSNRTPS
- the AURKA gene encoding aurora kinase A isoform X3; translation: MAGGNMEKNGKENHNGLPGHSVKTLPTIGDGPKRLPVHQQHPQNRVPGGGVQAQRILCPSNLAQRVPVQSQAQKSVLSNQKQSQNQLMQQPRPTFLVQPISRPQAPSKNNEEPPQASLSAKSLEAEGTSVQKNEETKKRQWCLDDFEIGRPLGKGKFGNVYLAREKQSKFILALKVLFKTQLEKAGVEHQLRREVEIQSHLRHPNILRLYGYFHDATRVYLILEYAPRGEVYKELQKLTKFDEQRTATYMTELADALSYCHSKRVIHRDIKPENLLLGSNGELKIADFGWSVHAPSSRRTTLCGTLDYLPPEMIEGRTHDEKVDLWSLGVLCYEFLVGKPPFEAETYQETYRSISKVEFRFPPFVTEGAKDLIVKLLKHNPYQRLPLKDVLAHPWITTNSTKQPSSRKSEAATSNRTPS
- the AURKA gene encoding aurora kinase A isoform X2, which translates into the protein MESGGGLKGNMEKNGKENHNGLPGHSVKTLPTIGDGPKRLPVHQQHPQNRVPGGGVQAQRILCPSNLAQRVPVQSQAQKSVLSNQKQSQNQLMQQPRPTFLVQPISRPQAPSKNNEEPPQASLSAKSLEAEGTSVQKNEETKKRQWCLDDFEIGRPLGKGKFGNVYLAREKQSKFILALKVLFKTQLEKAGVEHQLRREVEIQSHLRHPNILRLYGYFHDATRVYLILEYAPRGEVYKELQKLTKFDEQRTATYMTELADALSYCHSKRVIHRDIKPENLLLGSNGELKIADFGWSVHAPSSRRTTLCGTLDYLPPEMIEGRTHDEKVDLWSLGVLCYEFLVGKPPFEAETYQETYRSISKVEFRFPPFVTEGAKDLIVKLLKHNPYQRLPLKDVLAHPWITTNSTKQPSSRKSEAATSNRTPS
- the AURKA gene encoding aurora kinase A isoform X4; translated protein: MEKNGKENHNGLPGHSVKTLPTIGDGPKRLPVHQQHPQNRVPGGGVQAQRILCPSNLAQRVPVQSQAQKSVLSNQKQSQNQLMQQPRPTFLVQPISRPQAPSKNNEEPPQASLSAKSLEAEGTSVQKNEETKKRQWCLDDFEIGRPLGKGKFGNVYLAREKQSKFILALKVLFKTQLEKAGVEHQLRREVEIQSHLRHPNILRLYGYFHDATRVYLILEYAPRGEVYKELQKLTKFDEQRTATYMTELADALSYCHSKRVIHRDIKPENLLLGSNGELKIADFGWSVHAPSSRRTTLCGTLDYLPPEMIEGRTHDEKVDLWSLGVLCYEFLVGKPPFEAETYQETYRSISKVEFRFPPFVTEGAKDLIVKLLKHNPYQRLPLKDVLAHPWITTNSTKQPSSRKSEAATSNRTPS